In Castanea sativa cultivar Marrone di Chiusa Pesio chromosome 6, ASM4071231v1, a single window of DNA contains:
- the LOC142641135 gene encoding thaumatin-like protein, with amino-acid sequence MYHFMVAKKKEPLSHSHSLLGSLSQNTKVQVISSYPKQIKKNIMPTPLVIFFFYILYSLSFTDGTQLIIVNNCKENIWPGLLATAGHLTPKDGGFHLYSGEEVVFEVPERWSGRVWGRQGCCFDEETGKGSCQTGDCAGLLHCQGIGGVPPATVVEMTFGTSKSNIHYYDVSLVDGFNLPVSMVPIGGGVGCGVAACEANLNVCCPSTLEIKRQGKIVACKSACLAAKTDRYCCTGEFANPKSCKPTIFAHLFKAICPRAYSYAFDDSTALKTCRAPRYVITFCPPN; translated from the exons GTGCAAGTAATCAGTTCCTATCCAAAACAAATTAAGAAGAACATAATGCCAACTCCCTTagttatcttcttcttctacattCTCTACTCCCTTTCCTTCACAG ATGGGACACAACTCATAATAGTGAACAATTGCAAGGAAAACATATGGCCTGGACTTCTTGCCACTGCTGGCCATTTAACCCCCAAAGATGGTGGCTTTCATCTCTACAGTGGTGAGGAAGTAGTGTTTGAAGTTCCGGAAAGATGGTCTGGAAGAGTATGGGGCAGACAAGGTTGTTGCTTTGATGAAGAAACCGGCAAAGGTTCATGCCAAACTGGTGACTGTGCTGGCCTTTTGCATTGCCAAGGAATTGGTGGAGTCCCTCCGGCCACAGTTGTTGAAATGACATTTGGAACCTCTAAATCAAATATACATTACTATGATGTGAGTTTGGTTGACGGGTTCAACTTGCCAGTGTCAATGGTTCCTATAGGTGGTGGTGTGGGATGTGGTGTAGCGGCTTGTGAGGCTAATTTGAATGTTTGTTGCCCATCTACTTTGGAGATAAAGAGACAAGGGAAAATTGTGGCTTGTAAGAGTGCTTGTTTGGCTGCTAAAACAGACAGGTATTGTTGTACTGGGGAGTTTGCAAATCCAAAAAGTTGCAAGCCAACTATTTTTGCACATCTTTTCAAGGCCATTTGTCCACGAGCTTATAGTTATGCATTTGATGATTCTACTGCGCTTAAGACTTGCAGGGCTCCTAGGTATGTTATCACATTTTGCCCTCCTAATTGA